In Gemmata obscuriglobus, a single genomic region encodes these proteins:
- a CDS encoding methyltransferase regulatory domain-containing protein — MIPVPAPRGEWEAAAGRATRYSNGTMSDTPGNSYDDVPYDSFAYPHTHPARLATVATLFGLAPPDVARCRVLELGCAAGGNIIPMAEAFPHSAFVGIDLSGRQIADGTAVVRECGLTNVRLEHASITDLDGSYGEFDYVLCHGVFSWVPPAVQEAIFAACARHLAPNGVAFVSYNTYPGWHMRGMIRDMMRYHALQFDRPDERVGQARALLDFLAQTTQKEAGAYGVLLRSELDLLKHQSDHYLYHEQLEEHNQPLYFHQFVARAEPHGLRYLGEALVNTMLPGNFGPDVQKTLAQLAPGQIQTEQYLDFVRNRTFRETLLVRADNVPNWEMVPERVFNLHVSCGAKAVGRATDPGTKAPMQFRGPSGMVLSASNPVFKAAMMELIGAWPGTVHFPELLDRSAARLGRPASEEDRQALAAGVLNAHVSSDLVELSAAPVRFARVPPERPVALVHARAAAKGGRTSVSNRRHETVRLDDLSSRLLPLLDGTRDRAALVEALAALARAGELTVQRGGQALADADAIRASVAGALEDALGELARDALLAEV; from the coding sequence ATGATACCGGTTCCGGCGCCGCGTGGCGAGTGGGAAGCCGCCGCGGGGCGCGCGACCCGCTACAGTAACGGCACCATGAGCGACACCCCCGGCAACAGCTACGACGACGTCCCCTACGACAGCTTCGCGTACCCGCACACGCACCCGGCGCGGCTCGCGACCGTCGCCACCCTCTTCGGGCTCGCACCGCCGGACGTGGCCCGGTGCCGCGTGCTCGAACTCGGCTGCGCCGCGGGCGGCAACATCATCCCGATGGCGGAAGCGTTCCCCCACAGCGCCTTCGTGGGGATCGACCTTTCCGGCCGGCAGATCGCGGACGGCACCGCCGTGGTGCGGGAGTGCGGGCTCACGAACGTGCGCCTCGAACACGCCAGCATCACGGACCTGGACGGCTCCTACGGCGAGTTCGATTACGTCCTGTGCCACGGGGTGTTCTCGTGGGTGCCGCCGGCGGTGCAGGAGGCGATTTTCGCGGCGTGCGCGCGGCACCTGGCGCCGAACGGGGTCGCGTTCGTGTCGTACAACACGTACCCCGGCTGGCACATGCGCGGGATGATCCGCGACATGATGCGGTACCACGCGCTCCAGTTCGACCGGCCCGACGAGCGCGTCGGCCAGGCCCGCGCGCTGCTCGACTTCCTCGCCCAGACGACGCAGAAGGAGGCCGGCGCCTACGGGGTGCTGCTGCGGTCCGAACTCGACCTCCTGAAGCACCAGTCCGACCACTACCTCTACCACGAGCAGCTCGAAGAGCACAACCAGCCGCTGTACTTCCACCAGTTCGTCGCCCGGGCCGAGCCGCACGGGCTGCGGTACCTCGGCGAGGCCCTCGTCAACACGATGCTGCCGGGCAACTTCGGCCCCGACGTGCAGAAGACGCTGGCCCAGCTCGCGCCAGGGCAGATCCAGACCGAACAGTACCTGGACTTCGTCCGCAACCGCACGTTCCGCGAGACGCTGCTCGTGCGCGCCGACAACGTGCCCAACTGGGAGATGGTCCCGGAGCGCGTGTTCAACCTGCACGTGTCGTGCGGGGCGAAGGCGGTCGGGAGGGCGACGGACCCGGGCACGAAGGCGCCGATGCAGTTCCGCGGCCCCAGCGGGATGGTGCTGTCCGCGAGCAACCCGGTCTTCAAGGCCGCCATGATGGAACTCATCGGGGCGTGGCCCGGGACCGTACACTTCCCCGAGTTGCTCGACCGGAGCGCGGCGCGGCTGGGGCGGCCGGCGTCGGAGGAGGACCGGCAGGCGCTCGCGGCTGGGGTGCTGAACGCGCACGTGTCGTCGGACCTGGTCGAGCTGTCGGCCGCCCCGGTGCGGTTCGCGCGGGTGCCGCCCGAGCGGCCGGTCGCGCTGGTTCACGCCCGGGCGGCGGCGAAGGGCGGGCGCACGTCGGTGTCGAACCGGCGGCACGAAACGGTGAGGCTGGACGACCTGAGTTCGCGGCTGCTGCCGCTGCTCGACGGCACCCGCGACCGCGCCGCGCTGGTCGAGGCGCTGGCCGCGCTGGCGAGGGCCGGCGAGCTGACGGTGCAGCGCGGCGGGCAGGCGCTCGCGGACGCCGACGCGATCCGCGCGAGCGTCGCGGGCGCGCTGGAGGACGCGCTCGGCGAACTGGCCCGCGACGCGCTGCTCGCGGAGGTGTGA
- the flgG gene encoding flagellar basal-body rod protein FlgG, which translates to MLASAITSSASGIRAASTYLDVTSNNIANSDTPGYKTGQITFQDQLYRAADPVGAPTTGVTPPSGTQIGSGVVVDAITGKFTQGAALESTGRFDLAIQGEGFFQVILPDGSTGYTRAGNFVTDNTGQLVTPQGYRLVSDLIVPANTSSITVAPDGTVTAALDNGTAQVIGQVTLTRFVNPGGLSRSGDNVYTATPAAGDAINGAPNTNGIGSVESGRLEQSNVELANELVNLIVAQQAFRFNTQALQLESQVLQVTTDLIR; encoded by the coding sequence ATGCTAGCCAGTGCCATCACCTCCAGCGCCAGCGGCATCCGGGCGGCGTCGACGTACCTCGACGTGACGAGCAACAACATTGCGAACTCGGACACCCCGGGTTACAAGACGGGCCAGATCACGTTCCAGGACCAGTTGTACCGCGCCGCCGACCCGGTCGGCGCGCCCACGACCGGCGTGACCCCGCCCAGCGGCACGCAGATCGGCTCCGGGGTGGTGGTGGACGCCATCACCGGGAAGTTCACCCAAGGGGCCGCGCTGGAATCGACCGGGCGGTTCGACCTGGCGATCCAGGGCGAAGGGTTCTTCCAGGTGATCCTGCCGGACGGGAGCACCGGGTACACGCGGGCCGGCAACTTCGTGACCGACAACACCGGGCAACTGGTGACCCCGCAGGGCTACCGGCTGGTGAGCGACCTGATCGTCCCGGCGAACACCTCGTCGATCACGGTCGCGCCGGACGGGACGGTCACCGCGGCGCTCGACAACGGCACCGCGCAGGTGATCGGGCAGGTCACGCTGACGCGGTTCGTGAACCCGGGCGGGCTGTCGCGGTCCGGCGACAACGTGTACACCGCGACCCCGGCCGCGGGCGACGCCATCAACGGGGCGCCGAACACGAACGGGATCGGCAGCGTGGAGAGCGGCCGGCTGGAGCAGTCGAACGTCGAGCTGGCGAACGAGCTGGTCAACCTGATCGTCGCCCAGCAGGCGTTCCGGTTCAACACGCAGGCCCTTCAGCTCGAGAGCCAAGTGCTCCAGGTGACCACGGACCTGATCCGGTAG
- a CDS encoding serine/threonine-protein kinase, which produces MDETQQSVGGYAIVRKLGEGGMGVVYLATDPRLGRPVALKTLRRDLPASAADRERFLREARAAAAVEHDNIVPVYAIGEAADGTSFIAMPYLRGESLDARLRRAPAVPLDLVLKVADHVASGLAAAHEKGLVHRDIKPANIWLEGDPGAAEPAEQARRCKILDFGLARLADATDAQITGSGVVLGTPAYMAPEQARGERVDPRADLFSLGVVLYRMATGRPPFHGDTPLSLLVALAADTPAPARAVNPDLPPDLAALIDRLLSKDPDARPRSADEVARAARDIRARLSPGAASTSLPQLLPPAAEPSDSATVPVAPARPPARGTRRAVGAAACLLALAPLVAWRAGAFDGPPRPAGTVAQNDEPRADEQPKAPAAPKAAPESPAPPGKTADASADPDRAAALWVLSAGGSVHVNGDGQEVRTAGALPRGPFELTDVLLTAPVKDADLAALAGCRHLTGAYLVGTGITTEGLAHLKGCTELTLLNLSGTAVCDKAVPIIRGFKRLADLSVIQSAVTEAGVKELAKALPGCRIQHNGGTTGPAGKDRP; this is translated from the coding sequence GTGGACGAAACGCAACAGAGCGTCGGCGGTTACGCGATCGTCCGGAAGCTGGGCGAGGGCGGGATGGGGGTGGTGTACCTCGCCACCGACCCGCGGCTGGGGCGCCCGGTGGCCCTCAAGACGCTCCGCCGCGACCTGCCCGCCAGCGCCGCCGACCGCGAGCGGTTCCTGCGCGAGGCCCGGGCCGCGGCGGCCGTCGAGCACGACAACATCGTGCCCGTCTACGCGATCGGGGAGGCGGCCGACGGCACCTCGTTCATCGCGATGCCGTACCTCCGCGGCGAGTCGCTGGACGCGCGGCTCCGGCGCGCCCCGGCCGTGCCGCTCGACCTCGTTCTCAAGGTGGCCGACCACGTCGCGAGCGGGCTCGCGGCGGCGCACGAGAAGGGGCTCGTCCACCGCGACATCAAGCCGGCCAACATCTGGCTCGAAGGCGACCCGGGGGCGGCGGAGCCGGCCGAGCAGGCGCGGCGGTGCAAGATCCTCGACTTCGGGCTGGCCCGGCTCGCCGACGCCACGGACGCGCAGATCACCGGCAGCGGGGTGGTCCTCGGCACGCCCGCGTACATGGCGCCCGAGCAGGCCCGCGGCGAGCGGGTCGATCCCCGCGCGGACCTGTTCAGCCTGGGCGTCGTGCTGTACCGAATGGCGACCGGCCGGCCCCCGTTCCACGGCGACACCCCGCTGTCGCTCCTGGTGGCGCTGGCGGCCGACACCCCGGCCCCGGCGCGGGCCGTCAACCCGGACCTGCCGCCGGACCTCGCGGCCCTGATCGACCGGCTGCTGAGCAAGGACCCGGACGCGCGCCCGCGGTCGGCCGACGAGGTGGCCCGGGCCGCGCGCGACATCCGCGCCCGCCTGTCGCCCGGGGCGGCGAGCACCTCGCTCCCGCAATTGCTGCCGCCCGCGGCCGAGCCGAGCGACTCGGCCACCGTCCCCGTCGCCCCGGCGCGGCCGCCGGCGCGCGGGACGCGGCGGGCCGTCGGCGCCGCCGCGTGCCTGCTCGCGCTGGCCCCGCTGGTGGCGTGGCGCGCGGGCGCGTTCGACGGCCCGCCGCGTCCCGCGGGCACGGTCGCGCAGAACGACGAGCCCAGAGCCGACGAGCAGCCGAAAGCGCCGGCCGCGCCGAAGGCCGCCCCCGAGAGCCCGGCCCCGCCCGGGAAGACGGCCGACGCGTCCGCGGACCCGGACCGCGCCGCCGCGCTGTGGGTGCTGTCCGCGGGCGGGAGCGTTCACGTGAACGGGGACGGGCAGGAGGTCCGGACGGCGGGCGCGCTGCCGCGGGGGCCGTTCGAGCTGACCGACGTGCTGCTAACGGCCCCGGTGAAGGACGCGGACCTGGCGGCGCTCGCCGGGTGCCGACACCTCACCGGCGCGTACCTCGTCGGGACCGGCATCACGACCGAGGGGCTGGCGCACCTCAAGGGCTGCACGGAGCTGACGCTGCTGAACCTGTCGGGCACGGCGGTGTGCGATAAGGCGGTGCCGATCATCCGGGGGTTCAAGCGGCTCGCGGACCTGTCGGTGATTCAGAGCGCGGTCACGGAGGCGGGCGTCAAGGAGTTGGCGAAGGCGCTCCCGGGGTGCCGCATCCAGCACAACGGCGGCACCACCGGCCCGGCCGGAAAAGATCGGCCTTGA
- a CDS encoding DUF1549 and DUF1553 domain-containing protein — protein sequence MRYSCCLLALVAVPAALTAAPRDPAALAAVIDARLAAEWKKAGVAPAPAVDDATFLRRASLDLLGRVPAAAEVREFLADAAPDKRAKLVARLTAAGGHTRHMATFWRRTWVPQADTPEFARLADDFEAWVGARLQEGAPYDRVVRELLTLPAARTARGPVSPVGFFAASESKPENLAASATRAFLGVNLDCAQCHDHPFARWTRDQFWQTAAFFAPPMQDKAGKPAPPELTIPNTKRALSPELLDGTAVTWPDAPAPDTGRALLAGWLTAKDNPYFARNAVNRLWAHLYGTALVEPLDDLSGDGGNTGYHADLLKELATAFADGGFDLKYLTRALVLTKAYQLSAVVAEDQPSDPRLFARMPVRGLTGEQLYDSLRTAAGLPTERADTDRGLGLEARKRFAARFHVERPVTAERSVTQALAMMNGRLTSDLADPAKNPTLGGVVGAPFLDTKGKVETLFLAALGREPTAKELRTMTDHIEGAFEADRDRALGDVFWALVNSTEFNTNH from the coding sequence ATGCGCTACTCCTGCTGTTTGCTCGCCCTCGTCGCCGTGCCGGCCGCGCTGACCGCCGCCCCCCGCGACCCCGCGGCGCTCGCCGCCGTCATCGACGCCCGGCTCGCGGCCGAGTGGAAGAAGGCCGGGGTCGCGCCCGCGCCGGCGGTCGACGACGCGACCTTCCTGCGCCGCGCCTCGCTGGACCTCCTGGGGCGCGTCCCCGCCGCCGCGGAGGTGCGCGAATTCCTCGCCGACGCCGCGCCGGACAAGCGGGCGAAGCTGGTCGCGCGGCTGACCGCCGCGGGCGGGCACACCCGGCACATGGCGACGTTCTGGCGCCGCACCTGGGTGCCGCAGGCCGACACCCCCGAGTTCGCCCGCCTCGCGGACGACTTCGAGGCGTGGGTCGGCGCCCGGCTGCAAGAGGGCGCGCCCTACGACCGCGTGGTGCGCGAGCTGCTGACCCTGCCCGCCGCCCGCACCGCCCGCGGCCCGGTGAGTCCGGTCGGGTTCTTCGCCGCCAGCGAGAGCAAGCCCGAGAACCTGGCCGCCAGCGCCACCCGCGCGTTTCTGGGGGTGAACTTGGACTGCGCGCAGTGCCACGACCACCCGTTCGCCCGCTGGACCCGCGACCAGTTCTGGCAGACGGCGGCGTTCTTCGCCCCGCCGATGCAGGATAAGGCCGGGAAGCCCGCGCCGCCCGAACTCACCATCCCGAACACGAAGCGCGCGCTGAGCCCCGAACTGCTCGACGGCACCGCCGTGACGTGGCCGGACGCGCCCGCCCCCGACACGGGCCGCGCGCTGCTCGCGGGCTGGCTCACCGCGAAGGACAACCCGTACTTCGCGCGGAACGCGGTGAACCGGCTGTGGGCGCACCTGTACGGGACCGCGCTGGTGGAGCCGCTCGACGACCTCTCGGGCGACGGGGGGAACACCGGCTACCACGCCGACCTGTTGAAGGAACTCGCGACCGCGTTCGCGGACGGCGGGTTCGACCTGAAGTACCTGACCCGCGCGCTGGTGCTCACGAAGGCGTACCAGTTGTCCGCGGTGGTCGCCGAGGACCAACCCTCCGACCCGCGGCTGTTCGCCCGGATGCCGGTCCGCGGGCTCACCGGCGAACAACTGTACGACAGCCTGCGCACCGCCGCCGGGCTGCCCACCGAGCGCGCCGACACCGACCGCGGGCTGGGTTTGGAGGCCCGCAAGCGGTTCGCGGCGCGGTTCCACGTCGAGCGGCCGGTGACCGCCGAGCGGTCGGTCACGCAGGCGCTGGCGATGATGAACGGGCGGCTCACCAGCGACCTCGCCGACCCCGCGAAGAACCCGACGCTCGGCGGGGTGGTGGGCGCGCCGTTCCTGGACACGAAGGGCAAGGTGGAAACGCTGTTCCTCGCGGCCCTGGGGCGCGAGCCGACGGCGAAGGAGCTGCGGACCATGACCGACCACATCGAGGGCGCGTTCGAGGCCGACCGCGACCGCGCGCTGGGGGACGTGTTCTGGGCGCTCGTGAACAGCACCGAGTTCAACACCAACCACTGA
- a CDS encoding DUF1559 domain-containing protein, giving the protein MRYGLSRTEFAVSAVLCLAAAGLVLPRVQAARADAARAQCTENLRKLGQACLEFEKAQGGLPPRRGGFNNGEPYSGWGAAILPHLGEEATAKKYNPKLDFFDPANKAAVETRVKPFLCPAAPAERAVRIESQASTKAANPDKDTVFTVAAAVSDYIASNGVLLPRGGYALNFNDAGQMNGNQRQPMGDNDVTPLAKITDGTSTTLLLIEQAGRPAVWRNGKKRDSDGQFGMSPNARGAWAGWGSIAFGPADAATGESPGRGDATDCAVNCNNWFGVYGFHAGGANVLMCDGAVKFVGPKLDPLTFAYLTLRDDGHAVSPNDF; this is encoded by the coding sequence ATGCGATACGGGCTGAGTCGCACCGAGTTCGCGGTCTCCGCGGTGCTGTGCTTGGCCGCGGCCGGGCTGGTGCTGCCGCGCGTGCAGGCGGCCCGCGCCGACGCGGCCCGGGCGCAGTGTACCGAGAACCTCCGCAAGCTCGGGCAGGCGTGCCTGGAGTTCGAAAAGGCGCAAGGGGGCCTGCCCCCGCGCCGCGGCGGGTTCAACAACGGCGAGCCGTACAGCGGGTGGGGCGCCGCCATCCTCCCGCACCTCGGCGAAGAGGCGACCGCGAAGAAGTACAACCCCAAGCTCGACTTCTTCGACCCGGCCAACAAGGCGGCCGTCGAGACCCGGGTGAAGCCGTTCCTGTGCCCGGCCGCGCCGGCCGAGCGGGCGGTGCGGATCGAGTCGCAGGCGTCCACCAAGGCCGCCAACCCGGACAAGGACACGGTGTTCACCGTGGCGGCCGCCGTCAGCGACTACATCGCCTCCAACGGCGTGCTGCTGCCCCGCGGCGGGTACGCGCTGAACTTCAACGACGCCGGCCAGATGAACGGCAACCAGCGCCAGCCGATGGGCGACAACGACGTGACCCCGCTCGCGAAGATCACCGACGGCACCTCCACCACGCTGCTGCTGATCGAGCAGGCGGGCCGCCCGGCCGTGTGGCGTAACGGCAAGAAGCGGGACAGCGACGGGCAGTTCGGGATGAGCCCGAACGCCCGCGGCGCGTGGGCCGGGTGGGGCTCGATCGCGTTCGGCCCGGCCGACGCCGCGACCGGCGAGAGCCCGGGCCGGGGCGACGCCACCGACTGCGCCGTCAACTGCAACAACTGGTTCGGGGTCTACGGGTTCCACGCCGGCGGCGCGAACGTCCTGATGTGCGACGGGGCGGTGAAGTTCGTCGGCCCGAAGCTGGACCCGCTCACGTTCGCGTACCTGACGCTCCGCGACGACGGCCACGCGGTCAGCCCCAACGACTTCTAA
- a CDS encoding DUF1559 domain-containing protein yields the protein MTARHTHRGFTLIELLVVIAIIAILIGLLLPAVQKVREAAARMSCQNNLKQIGLAMHNYESANGGLPPRRNTTTGQRRGWGPAILPYVEQAALGGNYRLDKEFFAPENAANIIVPLKIFTCPSVPNSPRTVTVTFSGVSATGAAGDYFGPNSFQSTLYGNPNLSGNNTCTAMSDNANRKFTDITDGTSNTLLVTEQAGRPDFYILGVKQASNTAQSAYNQWGPWAAYQVTRLQQFGSDGITADGDGGSCTINCNNSQGVYAFHSGGAPAVFCDGSVRFMRVGMNPNTLFAVVTCNGGEILSEDI from the coding sequence ATGACCGCTCGACACACGCACCGCGGGTTCACACTGATCGAACTGCTGGTGGTGATCGCCATCATCGCCATCCTGATCGGGTTGCTACTGCCCGCCGTTCAAAAGGTGCGCGAGGCCGCCGCGCGCATGAGCTGCCAGAACAACCTCAAGCAGATCGGTCTGGCGATGCACAACTACGAGTCCGCGAACGGCGGGCTCCCGCCGCGGCGGAACACCACCACGGGCCAGCGCCGCGGGTGGGGGCCGGCGATCCTCCCCTACGTCGAACAGGCCGCGCTCGGCGGGAACTACCGGCTCGATAAAGAGTTCTTCGCGCCCGAGAACGCGGCCAACATCATCGTGCCGCTGAAGATCTTCACCTGCCCGTCGGTCCCGAACAGCCCGCGCACGGTGACGGTCACGTTCTCCGGCGTGTCCGCGACCGGCGCCGCCGGGGACTACTTCGGCCCGAACAGCTTCCAGTCCACGCTGTACGGCAACCCGAATCTGAGCGGCAACAACACCTGCACCGCGATGAGCGACAACGCGAACCGCAAGTTCACCGACATCACCGACGGCACCTCGAACACGCTCCTGGTGACGGAGCAGGCCGGGCGGCCGGACTTCTACATCCTCGGGGTGAAACAGGCCAGCAACACCGCGCAGTCCGCCTACAACCAGTGGGGGCCGTGGGCCGCCTACCAGGTGACCCGGCTCCAGCAGTTCGGGTCCGACGGGATCACCGCGGACGGAGACGGCGGCTCGTGTACCATTAACTGCAACAACAGCCAGGGCGTGTACGCCTTCCACAGCGGCGGCGCGCCGGCCGTGTTCTGCGACGGCAGCGTGCGGTTCATGCGCGTGGGCATGAACCCCAACACGCTGTTCGCCGTCGTCACGTGCAACGGCGGCGAGATCCTGTCGGAAGACATCTGA
- a CDS encoding DUF4058 family protein has translation MPLHDWTDRPGWEGLHIFWMTELARALRAALPPGYRAIIGSSPLVAIGAAAIKPGVAVIQPNGTAPSAPEAPAPEPDMEVAVATLEEDTSVQVEHDGRLVAVVELVSPRNKDRPGSRDQYAARYLSYLRAGVHTLLVDVHRRPLGFSFPQLIAAGLGSELPGPEAPSAVSYRVGGPAATGGRMLAVWHHALAIGAPLPPIPLALTTERAITLDLEGTYTRAAADSYVT, from the coding sequence ATGCCGCTGCACGACTGGACCGATCGCCCCGGGTGGGAGGGGTTGCACATCTTCTGGATGACCGAACTCGCCCGCGCGCTCCGGGCCGCCTTGCCGCCGGGGTATCGGGCGATCATCGGCTCCAGCCCCCTGGTGGCCATCGGGGCCGCGGCGATCAAGCCCGGCGTGGCGGTCATTCAGCCGAACGGGACCGCACCATCTGCGCCCGAAGCTCCCGCGCCGGAGCCGGACATGGAAGTGGCGGTGGCGACGCTCGAAGAGGACACCTCAGTTCAGGTCGAACACGACGGCCGGCTGGTGGCGGTCGTGGAACTGGTGTCGCCGCGGAACAAGGACCGCCCCGGTTCCCGCGACCAGTACGCGGCCCGGTACTTGAGCTACTTGCGGGCGGGCGTTCACACGCTGCTCGTCGACGTTCACCGCCGCCCGCTCGGGTTCTCGTTCCCGCAACTGATCGCAGCCGGTTTGGGGTCGGAGTTGCCGGGGCCGGAAGCGCCGTCGGCGGTGAGCTACCGGGTGGGAGGTCCGGCCGCGACCGGCGGGCGGATGCTGGCGGTGTGGCACCACGCGCTGGCGATCGGCGCCCCGCTCCCACCCATTCCGCTCGCCCTGACCACCGAGCGGGCAATCACGCTCGATCTGGAAGGCACCTACACGCGCGCCGCGGCGGACAGCTACGTCACGTGA
- a CDS encoding IS701 family transposase has translation MNAPRASAEDYIQFLIATPKVASAAEAARAQPDHPTAPAHDAFTRLLHRLEPDPAALWDEARSSVRPGGAVVLDDSVLDKPFARHMGLVRRCWSGRHRRVVSGIGLVTLLWTDGAALVPCDYRLADPARAETKNDHFRAMLAVAKGRDLSPRVVLFDTWYSGKDNRKAVRALGWHFLTRVRSNRRVNPDRTGNRAIEGCPIGAAGTVVHLEGFGLVKAFRIATGDGGTEHWITNDLDMDEATRAVLAGHAWGIEEYHRGLKQHCHVDRCQVRMSRAQAVHIGLAIRAFLRLEWHRLKSGVSWFAAKTAIVREAVRTYLAAPTYLLTQKSTT, from the coding sequence ATGAACGCACCACGTGCGAGCGCCGAGGACTACATCCAATTCCTGATCGCCACCCCCAAGGTGGCGTCGGCCGCGGAAGCCGCGCGAGCCCAACCGGACCATCCGACGGCGCCCGCGCATGATGCGTTCACCCGACTGCTGCACCGGCTGGAACCGGACCCAGCGGCGTTGTGGGACGAAGCCCGGTCGTCGGTCCGCCCGGGCGGTGCCGTGGTGCTCGACGACTCGGTGCTGGACAAGCCGTTCGCCCGGCACATGGGGCTGGTGCGCCGGTGCTGGTCCGGGCGGCACCGCCGGGTGGTGAGCGGGATCGGGCTGGTGACCCTGCTGTGGACCGACGGGGCCGCCCTGGTACCGTGTGATTACCGGCTCGCCGACCCGGCCCGAGCCGAGACCAAGAACGACCACTTCCGAGCCATGCTGGCGGTCGCCAAGGGACGGGACCTGTCGCCCCGGGTGGTACTGTTCGACACCTGGTACTCGGGCAAGGACAACCGGAAGGCGGTGCGGGCCCTGGGGTGGCACTTCCTGACCCGGGTGCGGAGCAACCGGCGGGTGAACCCGGATCGCACGGGCAATCGGGCCATCGAGGGGTGCCCGATCGGGGCCGCCGGTACGGTGGTGCACCTGGAGGGGTTCGGATTGGTGAAGGCGTTCCGGATCGCCACCGGTGATGGGGGCACGGAGCATTGGATCACCAACGACCTCGACATGGACGAGGCCACTCGTGCGGTTCTGGCCGGGCACGCGTGGGGCATCGAGGAGTATCACCGGGGCCTCAAGCAGCATTGCCACGTGGACCGGTGCCAGGTGCGCATGAGCCGGGCCCAAGCGGTCCACATCGGGCTCGCGATCCGCGCGTTCCTGCGGCTCGAGTGGCACCGGCTCAAGTCCGGCGTCAGTTGGTTCGCGGCCAAGACGGCCATCGTGCGCGAAGCGGTGCGAACCTACCTCGCCGCACCTACATACCTACTTACCCAAAAGTCAACTACGTAA
- a CDS encoding LLM class flavin-dependent oxidoreductase encodes MKPLPQVPFSVLDLSPVRAGGTAGESLRNTIDLARHADRLGYRRYWLAEHHGLPGVASAATAVVIGQVAAATARIRVGSGGVMLPNHPPLVIAEQFGTLAALFPGRVDLGIGRAPGGDHRTARALRRHFGPADNFTQDLEELRGYFRPGGPGNGVHAVPGEGLDVPVWLLGSSDFSARLAARLGLPFAFASHFAPDYLHEALALYRREFEPSAALAEPYAMVGVNVVVAATDAEARKLFTSVQQAFLNLIRGAPGLLPPPVESMDGRWNPIERAHVDRMTVCSAVGAPAAVRRALDVITESTGADELILTAQVYDHAARVRSFELAAALRADAHRTTAAPPAAAPVASSV; translated from the coding sequence ATGAAACCGCTGCCCCAGGTCCCGTTCTCCGTTCTCGACCTGTCCCCGGTGCGCGCGGGCGGCACCGCCGGCGAGTCGCTCCGCAACACCATCGACCTCGCGCGGCACGCGGACCGGCTCGGCTACCGCCGGTACTGGCTGGCCGAGCACCACGGGCTGCCCGGGGTCGCCAGCGCCGCCACCGCCGTCGTCATCGGGCAGGTCGCCGCCGCCACGGCGCGCATCCGGGTCGGGTCCGGCGGGGTGATGCTGCCGAACCACCCGCCGCTCGTCATCGCGGAGCAGTTCGGCACGCTCGCGGCGCTGTTCCCCGGCCGCGTCGATCTGGGCATCGGCCGCGCCCCCGGCGGGGACCACCGCACCGCCCGGGCGCTGCGCCGCCACTTCGGCCCCGCGGACAACTTCACACAGGACCTGGAGGAGCTGCGCGGGTACTTCCGCCCCGGCGGCCCCGGGAACGGGGTCCACGCGGTCCCCGGCGAGGGGCTGGACGTGCCGGTGTGGCTGCTCGGGTCGAGCGACTTCTCCGCGCGCTTGGCGGCCCGGCTCGGGCTGCCGTTCGCGTTCGCGTCGCACTTCGCGCCGGACTACCTGCACGAAGCGCTGGCGCTGTACCGCCGCGAGTTCGAGCCGTCGGCCGCGCTCGCCGAGCCATATGCGATGGTGGGGGTGAACGTGGTGGTGGCGGCCACGGACGCCGAGGCGCGGAAGCTGTTCACGTCGGTCCAGCAGGCGTTTCTGAACCTGATCCGGGGCGCGCCCGGGTTGCTCCCGCCGCCGGTCGAATCGATGGACGGCCGGTGGAACCCGATCGAACGCGCCCACGTGGACCGGATGACGGTGTGCTCGGCGGTCGGCGCGCCGGCCGCCGTGCGCCGCGCGCTGGACGTGATTACCGAATCGACCGGGGCGGACGAACTCATCCTGACCGCCCAGGTGTACGACCACGCCGCCCGGGTGCGGTCGTTCGAACTGGCCGCGGCGCTCCGCGCGGACGCACATCGAACGACCGCCGCGCCGCCGGCCGCCGCGCCGGTCGCGTCGAGCGTGTAG